One Niallia circulans DNA segment encodes these proteins:
- a CDS encoding DHA2 family efflux MFS transporter permease subunit — MAKSATKPISTTPIFAVLLAGAFVAFLNQTVINVALPDIMAHFHIDAVKANWLSTIFLLTNGIVIPVTAFLMERFTTRQLFLFSIGVFAIGTLICAMAGTFPIMLVGRVVQAIGAGILFPLITNVIFTIFPLNRRGFAMGIFGVAMNFAPAIGPTWAGWIIESYNWRVIFYIIAPIALIDFILAIFFVKNVTQTSRPKLDTLGVILSTIGFGGILYAFSTAGSKGWSSTEVVTMFIVGGVSLILFVWRQFVVKHPILEFRIFKYKLFTLTTIINVAVTMSMFSGMILMPIYMQNIHGFSALEAGFMLLPGGIVMGIMSPITGKLFDKYGARWLAVIGLAITMVTTYALTRLEVNTSYSYILWIYTIRMLGMSLIMMPIFTAGLNDLGLKLNKYGTAMVNTFRMVAGAIGMAFFVSIMTNQGANHAEDWMKLHNILKTDKLGIAQAAKEGTVMGINDAFMVATYLTVVAFVLAFFIKGSKPGEKKA; from the coding sequence ATGGCTAAATCTGCGACAAAACCTATTAGTACAACACCAATTTTTGCTGTTTTACTTGCAGGGGCTTTTGTTGCGTTTTTAAATCAGACTGTTATAAATGTCGCATTGCCGGACATCATGGCACATTTCCACATTGATGCAGTGAAAGCGAACTGGTTAAGTACAATATTCCTATTAACGAATGGGATTGTTATTCCGGTTACGGCCTTCCTGATGGAGAGATTTACGACAAGGCAATTATTTTTATTTTCAATCGGCGTATTTGCGATTGGTACGTTAATTTGTGCAATGGCTGGCACATTCCCGATTATGCTCGTTGGACGGGTCGTACAAGCAATCGGTGCAGGAATTCTATTCCCATTGATTACAAATGTGATTTTCACTATTTTCCCACTAAACAGACGCGGATTCGCCATGGGGATATTCGGCGTGGCAATGAACTTCGCTCCTGCAATCGGTCCAACATGGGCTGGCTGGATTATTGAATCCTACAATTGGCGTGTTATTTTCTATATTATTGCCCCAATTGCTCTCATTGACTTTATTCTCGCAATCTTCTTCGTGAAAAATGTCACACAAACAAGCAGACCGAAGCTTGATACATTAGGAGTTATTTTATCAACGATTGGATTTGGCGGAATTCTTTATGCCTTTTCAACAGCTGGCTCAAAAGGCTGGTCATCAACAGAAGTCGTAACGATGTTTATCGTTGGTGGAGTCAGTCTAATTCTGTTCGTATGGCGTCAATTTGTTGTTAAACACCCAATATTGGAGTTTAGAATCTTCAAGTACAAGCTCTTTACATTAACAACAATTATCAATGTTGCTGTAACAATGTCGATGTTCTCTGGCATGATACTTATGCCAATCTATATGCAAAACATTCACGGTTTTAGTGCATTAGAAGCAGGATTCATGCTGCTGCCTGGCGGAATCGTGATGGGTATCATGTCTCCGATTACAGGAAAGCTGTTCGATAAATATGGTGCGAGATGGCTGGCAGTTATCGGTTTGGCAATCACAATGGTAACAACATATGCATTAACAAGATTAGAAGTTAATACAAGCTATTCCTACATTTTATGGATATATACAATCAGAATGTTAGGTATGTCACTTATCATGATGCCGATCTTTACGGCAGGACTTAATGATTTAGGCCTGAAATTAAATAAATACGGTACAGCTATGGTTAATACATTCAGAATGGTAGCCGGAGCAATCGGCATGGCCTTCTTCGTATCAATCATGACAAACCAAGGTGCAAACCATGCTGAAGACTGGATGAAGCTGCATAACATCCTGAAAACAGATAAACTAGGCATTGCACAAGCAGCGAAGGAAGGAACAGTAATGGGAATCAATGATGCATTTATGGTTGCCACTTACCTGACAGTAGTTGCTTTCGTGTTGGCTTTCTTTATTAAAGGATCTAAGCCTGGGGAGAAGAAGGCTTAA
- a CDS encoding Imm3 family immunity protein, giving the protein MENWEYNELIEAVQEVYEELLDEDRGHRYAIARLSEEFDRMGKMEDVIVDTVIGEIAIKNEAVFVGIIAGITRRLSLFNPSDYEGELSTDEMDDLMKRINKVIVGLKNVTIDFNPSAEM; this is encoded by the coding sequence GTGGAAAATTGGGAGTATAATGAATTAATTGAGGCGGTTCAAGAAGTATATGAGGAATTACTAGACGAAGATAGAGGTCATAGATATGCGATAGCAAGATTATCTGAAGAGTTTGATAGAATGGGGAAAATGGAAGATGTTATTGTCGATACTGTAATAGGAGAAATTGCAATTAAAAATGAAGCTGTCTTTGTCGGCATTATTGCAGGAATAACAAGAAGGTTAAGCTTGTTTAATCCAAGTGACTATGAAGGTGAATTAAGTACAGATGAAATGGATGATCTAATGAAAAGAATTAATAAAGTGATAGTAGGATTAAAAAATGTAACTATAGATTTTAACCCATCAGCAGAAATGTAA
- a CDS encoding HNH endonuclease domain-containing protein codes for MKVRLNDIAFRSSILKAYNEKCVYTGQPLNFETLTIDHIIPQDLNKDKLKLENYLKMLDLDYNNFEFDSIYNLVPAKFRVNREKGNELLDKTLALTLLEKAKKKAPIIMNEIKNFKQKKKISKSIEEVRSYVLLSDDLKKEQVYDFVSEDNSFFENQKIINGRNYLQSTDRIKIEALLPSYPEREGSCLITFRSLKIRECMITMDHRQIMKELFQGLYTDPVDELRYFIVGNHISEKDVYYIQLGSNRFPVTLSELKQLCKLIDNFSDCYLKLYQEIDRKIGTFYFNRSPFSSNYRLMKINRNLWNLMIDFVDEYDYDNGNTDWHIFDKNRFFIKIYSKEETNRYDAGYHALLEPEQDDNFMYDFIRPDQYLWIVWKPQNLLSYKNTLDSINERQIWDALTVYEWLSTEFIPWVIYISNGKNNKLFSSKRTNEKQYKNFLNDFKIEDFITSGKINSSFDLGNINKHHQLLNVLNDLQVFYNTFNDSIVFKNEDFKHLFAGLAVIIKRSEGIDYRYVNSKIGFTYGDTKAQLYEEIISYISKIEYSIKSSFFIDNILRCYVVILRDNKSYLNKSEIRMIVDYIKPFINKKSLIETIQKF; via the coding sequence ATGAAAGTTAGATTAAATGATATTGCTTTTAGAAGTTCAATACTAAAAGCTTATAATGAAAAATGTGTTTATACTGGACAACCATTAAATTTTGAAACTCTTACAATAGACCACATTATTCCTCAAGATTTAAATAAAGATAAGCTAAAACTTGAAAATTATTTAAAAATGTTGGATTTAGATTATAATAATTTTGAATTTGATAGTATTTATAACCTAGTACCTGCTAAATTCAGGGTGAATAGAGAAAAAGGAAATGAGTTATTAGATAAAACTTTAGCTTTAACGCTATTAGAAAAAGCTAAAAAGAAAGCACCAATAATTATGAACGAAATTAAGAATTTTAAACAAAAAAAGAAAATAAGTAAAAGTATAGAAGAAGTAAGATCGTATGTTCTTTTATCAGATGATTTAAAGAAAGAACAAGTTTATGACTTTGTTTCTGAAGATAATAGTTTTTTTGAAAATCAGAAGATTATTAACGGTAGAAATTACTTGCAGAGCACTGATAGAATAAAAATAGAGGCCTTACTTCCAAGTTATCCTGAAAGAGAAGGGTCTTGCCTCATAACCTTTCGTAGTTTAAAGATAAGAGAATGTATGATTACAATGGATCATAGACAAATAATGAAAGAGTTATTTCAAGGGTTGTATACCGATCCAGTAGATGAATTAAGATACTTTATTGTTGGAAATCACATTTCAGAAAAGGACGTTTATTATATCCAATTGGGGAGTAATAGGTTTCCTGTTACTCTTTCTGAACTTAAGCAACTGTGTAAGTTAATTGACAACTTTTCAGATTGTTATTTAAAGTTATATCAAGAAATCGACCGGAAAATTGGAACATTTTATTTTAATAGATCACCATTTTCCTCCAACTATCGGTTAATGAAAATCAACAGAAATCTTTGGAACCTTATGATTGATTTTGTAGACGAGTATGATTATGATAATGGCAATACAGATTGGCATATTTTTGATAAAAATAGATTTTTTATTAAAATATATAGTAAAGAGGAAACAAATCGGTATGATGCAGGATATCATGCACTTTTAGAACCTGAGCAAGACGATAATTTTATGTATGATTTTATTAGACCAGATCAGTATCTTTGGATCGTATGGAAGCCGCAGAATTTATTAAGTTATAAAAATACTTTGGATAGTATTAATGAGAGACAAATATGGGATGCTCTTACTGTTTACGAATGGTTATCAACAGAATTTATTCCCTGGGTTATTTATATCAGTAATGGTAAAAATAATAAGTTATTTTCATCTAAGCGAACCAATGAAAAGCAGTATAAAAACTTCTTAAATGACTTTAAAATCGAAGATTTTATAACTTCGGGAAAAATAAATTCATCCTTTGACTTAGGTAATATTAATAAACATCATCAGTTATTAAATGTATTAAATGATTTGCAGGTTTTTTATAACACATTTAACGACTCCATAGTCTTTAAAAATGAAGATTTTAAGCATTTATTTGCAGGCCTTGCTGTAATTATTAAAAGAAGTGAAGGTATTGATTATAGATATGTTAATTCCAAAATTGGATTTACTTATGGTGACACTAAAGCACAATTATACGAAGAAATTATTAGCTATATTTCTAAAATAGAATATTCAATAAAAAGTTCATTTTTTATTGATAATATATTAAGATGCTACGTAGTAATTTTAAGAGATAACAAAAGTTACTTAAATAAGTCAGAAATAAGAATGATTGTAGATTATATTAAACCTTTTATAAATAAGAAGAGTCTTATTGAAACTATTCAGAAGTTCTAA